One Synechococcus sp. JA-2-3B'a(2-13) genomic window carries:
- the hemE gene encoding uroporphyrinogen decarboxylase: MSHSPVQLSATSSTASGAEHLGDRLLRAARGEVLDRPPVWMMRQAGRYMAAYRELQSKYTFKQRCEIPELAVEISLQPFRAFAPDGVILFSDILTPLEGMGIPFELVEHQGPIIDPPIRSQAQIERIRLLEPEESLPFIKTILSTLRREVEGKATLLGFVGSPWTLACYAVEGRSSKDYAHIKSLAFAQPPLLHQLLSKLADSIARYVIYQIEGGAQVVQLFDTWAGQLSPVDYECWALPYQKQIVDQVKARYPQVPLILYINGSAALLERVGKAGIDVFSLDWMSDMAEARARLGSLAVQGNLDPMVLLGSPEFIRQRTLEVIRKAGSRGHIMNLGHGIHPSTPEANVHYFFETVRQSAELIHLR; this comes from the coding sequence ATGTCCCACTCGCCTGTTCAGCTCAGCGCCACCTCCTCCACCGCCAGCGGTGCGGAGCACTTGGGTGACCGTTTGCTGCGGGCGGCCCGAGGGGAAGTGCTGGATCGCCCTCCAGTTTGGATGATGCGCCAGGCGGGTCGCTACATGGCGGCCTACCGCGAGCTGCAAAGCAAGTACACCTTTAAGCAGCGTTGCGAGATCCCGGAGCTGGCCGTCGAGATCTCGTTGCAACCGTTTCGGGCCTTTGCCCCTGATGGAGTGATCCTGTTCAGCGATATCCTCACCCCCCTTGAGGGCATGGGCATCCCCTTTGAGCTGGTGGAGCATCAGGGGCCGATCATCGACCCGCCGATTCGTTCGCAAGCCCAAATTGAACGCATCCGCCTCCTGGAACCGGAAGAAAGTCTGCCCTTTATCAAGACCATTCTCAGCACCCTGCGCCGCGAGGTGGAAGGGAAAGCAACGCTGCTGGGGTTTGTCGGCTCCCCCTGGACTCTGGCCTGCTATGCTGTGGAAGGGCGCAGCTCCAAAGATTACGCCCACATCAAGAGCTTGGCCTTCGCGCAGCCGCCATTGCTGCATCAGTTGCTGAGCAAGCTGGCCGACAGCATTGCCCGCTACGTGATCTACCAGATCGAGGGCGGTGCCCAGGTGGTGCAGTTGTTCGATACTTGGGCCGGACAGCTCAGCCCAGTCGATTACGAGTGTTGGGCCTTGCCCTACCAAAAGCAAATTGTGGATCAGGTGAAAGCTCGCTATCCGCAGGTGCCGCTGATCCTCTACATCAACGGCAGCGCCGCTTTGCTGGAGCGGGTGGGCAAAGCCGGCATCGACGTGTTCAGCCTCGATTGGATGAGCGACATGGCAGAGGCCAGGGCTCGCCTGGGATCCCTAGCGGTGCAGGGCAATCTGGATCCGATGGTGTTGCTGGGATCCCCGGAGTTCATCCGGCAGCGCACCCTAGAGGTGATTCGAAAAGCCGGATCCCGTGGGCATATCATGAACCTGGGCCACGGCATTCACCCAAGCACTCCAGAGGCCAATGTCCATTACTTTTTCGAGACGGTGCGCCAGTCGGCAGAGCTGATACATTTACGCTGA
- a CDS encoding glycosyltransferase family 2 protein yields the protein MYISVIIPTYNRRPILEQCLRALAQQQPGPYEGYEVVVVDDGSTDGTVEWLQNNPVGLPQWKLLQQEHRGPAAARNLGFRHAQGSLIVFIDSDLVVVDHFLASHAQMLRRHGVTGDPRSPHEAKVFTYGRVINTSNFQDPRSEPFKPTDFSAAFFATGNVAIARHWLELACETPAGPFDERFHLYGWEDLELGVRLKRLGLRLVKCPQATGYHWHPPFELQQIPGLIERERQRGRMGILFYQKHPTWAVRLMIQLTPLHQFLWGLLSLGGWLNEKRVEPLLRWLIRHGRSQLALELCRIFFLNWYNVQAVYESYRAMKARNKGIHSA from the coding sequence GTGTACATCAGCGTCATCATTCCCACCTACAACCGCCGTCCCATTTTGGAGCAGTGTCTGCGGGCCCTGGCGCAGCAGCAGCCCGGCCCCTACGAGGGCTACGAGGTGGTGGTGGTGGACGATGGCTCCACCGATGGCACAGTGGAATGGCTGCAGAACAACCCCGTTGGCTTGCCCCAGTGGAAACTGTTGCAGCAGGAGCACCGCGGCCCCGCCGCTGCCCGCAACCTGGGGTTTCGCCACGCCCAGGGATCCCTCATCGTCTTTATCGACAGCGACCTGGTGGTGGTGGATCACTTCTTGGCCAGCCACGCCCAGATGCTGCGGCGGCACGGCGTTACAGGGGATCCCCGCTCCCCCCACGAGGCCAAGGTCTTCACCTACGGGCGGGTGATCAACACGAGCAATTTTCAGGATCCCCGCTCCGAACCCTTCAAGCCCACCGATTTTTCGGCAGCCTTTTTCGCCACCGGCAACGTGGCCATTGCCCGCCATTGGTTGGAGCTGGCCTGCGAAACCCCCGCCGGCCCCTTTGACGAGCGGTTTCACCTCTACGGCTGGGAAGACCTGGAGCTGGGGGTGCGGCTAAAACGTTTGGGCCTGCGCCTGGTCAAGTGCCCCCAGGCCACCGGCTACCACTGGCATCCGCCCTTTGAGCTGCAGCAGATCCCAGGATTGATTGAGCGGGAACGGCAGCGGGGCCGCATGGGTATTCTCTTTTACCAAAAACACCCCACCTGGGCCGTGCGCCTGATGATCCAACTGACGCCCCTGCACCAATTCCTGTGGGGCCTTTTATCCCTGGGGGGCTGGCTGAACGAGAAGCGGGTGGAACCGCTGCTGCGCTGGTTGATCCGGCATGGCCGCTCGCAGTTGGCCTTGGAGCTGTGCCGGATTTTTTTCCTCAACTGGTACAACGTGCAGGCCGTTTACGAAAGCTACAGAGCGATGAAGGCGCGAAATAAGGGGATCCACTCGGCTTGA
- a CDS encoding inositol monophosphatase family protein: protein MSAPSATAALSPFWLEVTEFALQATASVGSQLLADFGQAHPTVRASGTESLKADGSLVTSSDQWADRAFQGAIAAAYPDHGYLSEESNHIFPEKEWCWVVDPLDGTTNFARGIPIWGSSLALLHWGVPVFGCVHLPPIRQTFYGYWPRFPGDAAAGAFLTRHDRDPACPQPIRPSTASPGPNQLFNFCSRSSHWISPQFPCKARMLGGAAYNLLAVAGGSLLGAVERSPKIWDVAAVWAIVKGAGAVWEPLSCADPDPGQPLIPGKDYGRLTYPALVAAQAEWIPLFRAFIAL, encoded by the coding sequence ATGAGTGCTCCTTCTGCAACTGCTGCTCTATCCCCTTTCTGGCTGGAGGTTACCGAGTTTGCCTTGCAGGCTACGGCCAGCGTGGGATCCCAGCTCTTGGCAGACTTTGGCCAGGCCCACCCTACGGTTCGCGCCAGCGGGACGGAGTCCTTAAAAGCCGACGGCAGCTTGGTAACCTCTTCTGACCAGTGGGCGGATCGCGCTTTTCAAGGGGCCATTGCCGCTGCCTACCCCGATCACGGTTATCTGAGCGAGGAATCCAACCACATTTTTCCCGAGAAGGAGTGGTGTTGGGTAGTGGATCCTTTGGATGGCACCACCAATTTTGCCCGTGGGATCCCCATTTGGGGCAGCTCCTTGGCTTTGCTGCATTGGGGCGTGCCGGTGTTTGGCTGTGTCCATCTGCCGCCCATCCGCCAGACTTTTTACGGTTATTGGCCTCGGTTTCCTGGGGATGCAGCAGCAGGAGCTTTTCTCACCCGCCACGACCGGGATCCCGCCTGTCCCCAGCCAATCCGTCCTAGCACCGCCTCACCCGGCCCCAACCAATTGTTCAATTTCTGTTCCCGCAGCAGCCATTGGATTAGCCCGCAATTCCCTTGCAAAGCGCGGATGTTGGGGGGCGCTGCCTACAACCTGCTGGCGGTGGCCGGTGGCAGCCTTTTGGGGGCGGTAGAACGCTCGCCCAAGATCTGGGATGTGGCGGCAGTGTGGGCCATTGTCAAGGGGGCCGGCGCCGTTTGGGAACCCCTGAGCTGTGCCGATCCGGATCCCGGCCAGCCTCTCATTCCCGGCAAGGATTATGGCCGACTCACTTACCCCGCCCTGGTGGCAGCTCAAGCCGAGTGGATCCCCTTATTTCGCGCCTTCATCGCTCTGTAG
- a CDS encoding serine/threonine protein kinase has product MNQRLIGQLIGNRYRLTRHISEGGYGNVFEAVDTQLNDELVAVKLLRPPPPDMGPEYYQQLQQRFMDEARVSALLGEHPNIVQVRSYGLYQNQPYLVMEYLNAKPYSGQGLDYVLAREGPLHPERVVNLALQICSALHHAHNFQMDLGKHSIRGVIHRDIKPSNIFVQKGPDGKERVKILDFGISKLMGETSRGLTQTGYFLGTMVYASPEQMRGEKLDGRSDIYSLGVVLYELLTGALPFEPDTDTLQGWYHVHNFQKPRPFQDHKLAHPIPAALEKVVLQCLEKDPALRPANMEVLGQQLQAVYGNKVAPPAPFVPSNSSRSPQGVRPPRIPTGFGQPTSQQPRTAPVEEEKLQQAVSLIEAGEYKMAVHLLNELIQSAPNEARYYLYRGLAHQRQGHWGLAQMDYQGVLRLEPGNPSAEQGLREVEQKVGQEHINSKSGSHLLDAPLNAPRLGKGSALSWLLANLGAAGIGYLGLGASAPLLAALGSLQEAVAGAGLGFLMGLLQWLVLRRQVSVGWVAATLLATALGWAAADFLAPQVGVATSAFNPTDPWLQNVLQAMGDALRGLLVGVGVGGLQWALWSQRWKGSRAWILAAVAEGAGSALLMGWLLDNTTLNSWLLLIVGLLANTRPLSAMVLLNLRRIPTVQNQQQAP; this is encoded by the coding sequence ATGAACCAGCGCCTGATTGGACAACTGATTGGCAACCGCTACCGGCTGACCCGCCACATCAGCGAGGGTGGCTACGGCAATGTGTTCGAGGCGGTGGATACCCAGCTCAATGACGAGCTGGTGGCCGTCAAGTTGTTGCGCCCGCCGCCCCCGGACATGGGCCCAGAGTACTACCAGCAACTGCAGCAACGCTTCATGGATGAGGCCAGGGTCAGCGCTCTGTTGGGCGAGCACCCCAACATCGTGCAGGTGCGCTCTTACGGCCTGTACCAAAACCAGCCCTATCTGGTGATGGAGTACCTGAATGCCAAACCCTACAGCGGCCAGGGGTTGGACTATGTGCTGGCTCGGGAAGGCCCCTTGCACCCAGAGCGAGTGGTGAACTTGGCTCTGCAAATTTGCTCTGCCCTGCACCACGCCCACAACTTTCAGATGGATCTGGGCAAGCACTCCATTCGCGGCGTCATCCACCGCGACATTAAACCCAGCAACATCTTTGTGCAGAAAGGGCCCGATGGGAAAGAGCGGGTCAAGATCCTGGACTTCGGCATTTCCAAGCTCATGGGGGAGACCTCTCGTGGCCTGACGCAGACGGGCTATTTTTTGGGCACGATGGTCTATGCCTCGCCCGAGCAAATGCGCGGAGAAAAGCTGGATGGCCGCTCCGACATCTATTCCCTGGGGGTGGTGCTGTACGAGCTGTTAACTGGTGCGTTGCCCTTCGAGCCGGATACCGACACCTTGCAAGGCTGGTACCACGTCCACAACTTTCAAAAGCCCCGCCCCTTCCAAGACCACAAGCTAGCCCACCCCATCCCCGCTGCCCTGGAGAAGGTTGTCCTCCAGTGCCTAGAGAAAGACCCTGCCCTCCGCCCGGCCAACATGGAAGTGCTCGGCCAGCAGCTACAGGCTGTCTATGGAAACAAGGTTGCCCCTCCTGCCCCGTTCGTCCCCTCAAATTCCTCTCGTTCACCTCAAGGTGTTCGCCCCCCGCGGATCCCGACCGGATTTGGCCAGCCGACTTCCCAACAGCCCCGAACTGCCCCAGTTGAGGAAGAAAAGCTCCAGCAGGCGGTCAGTCTGATCGAGGCAGGCGAGTACAAGATGGCCGTCCATTTGCTCAACGAGCTGATCCAGAGCGCCCCCAACGAAGCCCGCTACTATCTCTACCGCGGCCTGGCCCACCAACGACAGGGGCATTGGGGCCTTGCCCAGATGGACTATCAAGGGGTGCTGCGGCTGGAACCGGGTAACCCTTCAGCGGAACAGGGGCTGCGCGAGGTGGAACAGAAGGTTGGGCAGGAACATATCAACAGCAAGTCCGGCTCTCATCTGTTGGATGCACCCCTGAATGCACCCCGCCTGGGCAAAGGGTCGGCGTTGAGTTGGCTCTTGGCCAATTTGGGGGCGGCTGGGATCGGCTACCTGGGGCTGGGGGCATCAGCGCCTCTGCTGGCGGCTTTGGGATCACTACAAGAAGCGGTGGCTGGAGCCGGCCTTGGCTTCCTGATGGGGCTGCTGCAGTGGCTGGTGTTGCGGCGGCAGGTTTCGGTGGGATGGGTGGCTGCAACTTTGCTGGCCACGGCTTTGGGCTGGGCGGCGGCGGATTTCCTCGCTCCCCAGGTGGGGGTAGCAACCTCTGCTTTTAACCCGACGGATCCCTGGCTCCAAAATGTCTTGCAGGCAATGGGAGATGCGCTGCGCGGTTTGCTGGTGGGGGTCGGCGTTGGTGGGCTGCAATGGGCCTTGTGGTCTCAGCGCTGGAAAGGTAGCCGGGCTTGGATCTTGGCGGCAGTTGCCGAAGGGGCAGGATCGGCTCTGTTGATGGGTTGGCTGCTGGACAATACTACCTTGAACAGTTGGCTGCTGCTGATCGTGGGGCTACTGGCCAACACGCGCCCCCTTAGCGCAATGGTGCTTTTGAATTTGCGCCGGATCCCTACTGTTCAAAATCAACAACAAGCCCCTTAG
- a CDS encoding S10 family peptidase, protein MATESKPTSPLSSTEHRFTAGEESFTYRALAGWQTLFQREKPVAEIFHVAYLKQDSASQHRPLTFVFNGGPGAASAYLHMGALGPKRICFGPNGSLPPSPVRLVDNAESWLPFSDLVFVDPVGTGFSRALPKDSQDPKDSREKSDPASKPPQPDAKAEEPPKESPFWDVERDLQSLGEFIQGFLSRYKRWLSPIFIAGESYGGFRVARLAKELQSRFGVGLSGAILISPAIEFGLLETNDYNLSTWAALFPSYVATAAHHGRCGWGEDLQILLPKAEHFARQRLLPLLAMGEAMPEAERQAVYQEMAAGIGLSPEYVAHRGGRIDIASFARELLRSQRLVLGLYDASVTTVDPFPDRPTFEGSDPTLDGIDRLFTAAINSHLRETLQVETELTYHLLNLEVFKSWRFTPKGEFKQGFIGAMDELRSSMALNPHMRVSIHHGFYDLVTPYFASNHLVDLMKLDPRLKANLTLRHYRGGHMFYTWDPSRLEWFTEMREFYSKTASSSES, encoded by the coding sequence ATGGCTACTGAATCTAAGCCCACTTCCCCCCTCTCCTCCACCGAGCACAGGTTTACGGCTGGAGAGGAGAGCTTTACCTACAGAGCGCTGGCCGGTTGGCAGACCCTTTTTCAGCGGGAAAAACCGGTGGCCGAGATCTTTCACGTCGCCTATCTGAAGCAAGACTCCGCCTCTCAGCACCGCCCTCTCACTTTTGTGTTCAACGGTGGGCCTGGGGCAGCTTCTGCCTACCTGCACATGGGAGCGCTGGGGCCCAAACGGATTTGCTTCGGGCCCAACGGCAGTTTGCCCCCCTCCCCGGTGCGGCTGGTGGACAATGCCGAAAGTTGGTTGCCCTTTTCCGACCTGGTCTTTGTCGATCCGGTGGGGACAGGGTTCAGCCGCGCCCTGCCCAAGGATTCTCAAGACCCCAAAGATTCCCGGGAGAAATCCGATCCGGCATCCAAGCCCCCTCAGCCGGATGCTAAGGCGGAGGAGCCTCCTAAGGAATCGCCCTTCTGGGATGTGGAGCGGGATTTGCAATCCTTGGGCGAGTTCATTCAGGGCTTCCTTTCCCGATACAAACGCTGGCTCTCCCCCATTTTCATTGCCGGCGAGAGTTACGGTGGGTTTCGGGTGGCGCGGCTGGCCAAGGAGCTGCAGTCCAGGTTTGGCGTGGGCCTGTCGGGGGCCATTCTCATCTCGCCTGCGATTGAGTTTGGGTTGCTGGAGACCAACGATTACAACCTCAGCACCTGGGCAGCCCTTTTCCCTTCCTATGTGGCCACAGCAGCCCATCATGGACGGTGTGGCTGGGGGGAGGATTTGCAGATCCTGCTGCCCAAAGCAGAACACTTTGCCCGACAACGTCTGCTGCCCCTCTTGGCCATGGGGGAGGCAATGCCAGAGGCAGAACGGCAAGCGGTGTATCAGGAAATGGCAGCAGGGATCGGCCTATCTCCAGAATATGTAGCCCACAGAGGCGGGCGGATCGATATCGCCAGTTTTGCCCGCGAGCTGTTGCGGTCGCAGCGACTGGTGCTGGGGCTCTACGATGCTTCTGTAACCACGGTGGATCCCTTTCCGGATCGGCCTACCTTCGAGGGATCCGATCCCACCTTGGATGGGATCGATCGCCTGTTCACGGCAGCCATCAACAGCCACTTGCGAGAGACCTTGCAGGTGGAAACGGAGTTGACCTATCACCTACTGAACCTGGAGGTGTTCAAGTCCTGGCGGTTCACCCCAAAAGGAGAGTTTAAGCAAGGATTCATCGGGGCAATGGACGAGCTGCGCAGCAGCATGGCCCTCAACCCCCACATGCGGGTGAGCATTCATCATGGCTTTTACGACCTGGTCACGCCCTACTTTGCCTCGAATCACCTGGTGGATTTGATGAAGTTGGATCCGCGGTTGAAGGCCAACCTCACCCTACGTCATTATCGCGGCGGACACATGTTCTACACCTGGGATCCCTCGCGATTGGAGTGGTTTACAGAAATGCGTGAGTTTTACTCGAAAACAGCTTCCAGCTCAGAGTCATAA
- the thiL gene encoding thiamine-phosphate kinase, whose amino-acid sequence MFSGLPDSASPQNGNPSPLPISAIGEAGLLQIVQRYCPAQVVGDDAAVLAAPEGQLVVTTDVLVEGVHFSDLTTPAHAVGWRAVAANLSDLAAMGSRPQALVVGLGLPGSTPVAWVEELYQGMRDCCARWECQLVGGDLCRSPHRFVAITALGSVQPGRAIQRRRAQPGDWLVVTGPHGDARAGLELLLHPEQGSSATAAEREQLIRAHQYPRPRLDLVPLLERIPDPLRIAGMDTSDGLADALVQVCQASGVEARIAVERIPISEALRQAFPAQALEWALYGGEDFELLLSAEVSVAKHLLERLPGAVWIGEVTGWDPQGTVWLKDGQALSRQQAFQHF is encoded by the coding sequence TTGTTCTCCGGTCTTCCTGACAGTGCTTCCCCACAAAACGGCAATCCTTCCCCCCTACCCATCTCGGCAATTGGGGAGGCAGGGCTGCTGCAGATCGTGCAGCGCTACTGTCCGGCCCAGGTGGTGGGAGACGATGCGGCGGTGTTGGCTGCTCCGGAGGGGCAGTTGGTGGTGACAACCGATGTGTTGGTGGAGGGAGTTCACTTCAGCGATCTGACGACCCCGGCCCATGCGGTGGGCTGGCGCGCGGTGGCCGCCAATCTGTCGGATCTGGCCGCGATGGGATCCCGTCCGCAGGCGTTGGTGGTGGGTTTGGGCTTGCCGGGCTCCACACCGGTTGCTTGGGTGGAGGAGCTTTATCAAGGGATGCGGGACTGTTGCGCCCGCTGGGAATGCCAACTGGTGGGAGGGGATCTGTGTCGGTCGCCGCATCGATTTGTGGCAATCACGGCCCTGGGATCGGTGCAGCCGGGGCGGGCCATTCAGCGCAGACGGGCTCAACCCGGCGATTGGCTGGTGGTAACAGGGCCCCACGGAGATGCGCGGGCAGGCTTGGAGCTGCTTCTCCATCCTGAACAGGGATCCTCAGCTACGGCGGCCGAGCGCGAGCAGTTGATCAGGGCTCACCAATACCCACGCCCGCGCCTGGATCTGGTGCCCCTCTTGGAAAGGATCCCGGATCCCTTGCGCATTGCCGGCATGGATACCAGCGACGGTTTGGCAGATGCCCTGGTGCAGGTGTGTCAGGCCAGTGGGGTGGAGGCAAGGATTGCCGTGGAGCGGATCCCGATTTCAGAAGCTTTGCGGCAGGCTTTTCCGGCCCAAGCCTTGGAATGGGCGCTTTATGGGGGCGAAGATTTTGAGCTGCTCCTCAGTGCCGAGGTGTCGGTGGCCAAGCATCTGTTGGAAAGATTGCCGGGGGCCGTTTGGATTGGAGAAGTGACAGGCTGGGATCCGCAGGGAACCGTCTGGCTGAAGGACGGGCAGGCCCTCAGTCGTCAGCAAGCCTTCCAGCATTTCTAA
- a CDS encoding class I SAM-dependent methyltransferase, with amino-acid sequence MVVLKDWQRSKLDPSDDALFYSYPRFVTHVDSGFIGQLTDLYREHLRPQTRILDLMSSWVSHLPPEMEFAHVEGHGMNPEELAANPRLDHFFIQNLNQNPSLPFPDQSFDAVLNTVSVQYLQQPEQVFAEVYRILKPQGLFIVSFSNRMFFQKAIQAWRDNSEAGRVELVRRYFESVPGFAVVKVIQRPAPMGWLGFWAGGGGDPFYALIGQRTAG; translated from the coding sequence ATGGTGGTGCTCAAGGATTGGCAGCGCTCCAAGTTGGATCCCAGCGACGATGCCCTCTTTTACAGCTATCCTCGCTTCGTGACTCATGTGGATTCTGGCTTCATCGGCCAGCTCACCGATCTATACCGCGAGCATTTGCGGCCCCAGACCCGGATTCTCGATCTGATGAGCAGTTGGGTCTCCCATTTGCCGCCTGAGATGGAGTTTGCCCATGTGGAGGGGCATGGGATGAACCCGGAGGAACTGGCGGCCAACCCCCGGCTGGATCACTTCTTCATCCAGAACTTGAACCAAAACCCAAGTCTGCCCTTCCCTGATCAATCCTTCGACGCGGTGCTAAACACGGTCTCGGTGCAATATCTGCAGCAGCCAGAGCAGGTGTTTGCCGAGGTGTATCGCATTCTAAAGCCCCAGGGCCTGTTCATCGTCAGCTTCTCCAATCGCATGTTTTTCCAGAAGGCGATCCAGGCTTGGCGGGACAACTCTGAGGCGGGGCGGGTGGAGTTGGTCAGGCGCTATTTTGAGTCGGTGCCAGGGTTTGCGGTGGTGAAGGTGATCCAGCGGCCTGCCCCTATGGGTTGGCTGGGCTTTTGGGCAGGCGGAGGCGGGGATCCCTTCTATGCCCTGATTGGACAGCGGACGGCGGGGTAG
- a CDS encoding ABC transporter permease: MTSASSPVQSNPIPLLTADFWQETFALTRRLFIQLQRRPTTLLAGIIQPLLWLILFGALFQNAPAGIFGAGQNYTQFLGAGVIVFTAFGGALNAGVPVIFDREFGFLNRLLVAPLTSRFSIVLASSLFIVSLALLQTAVIVGADYALGAGIPDGPGLAVVALIVGLLVLGFTALSLGLAFAMPGHQQLLAFIFLVNLPLIFSSTALAPLSFMPTWLRWVASLNPLTFAIEPIRHVYRSSHWSWADVVLQAPWGDLTLAGSLGLLTGFVGVSVLLVQGVLRKSLA, from the coding sequence ATGACCTCTGCCTCTTCCCCGGTTCAATCTAACCCGATCCCCCTTCTGACGGCTGATTTTTGGCAGGAGACCTTTGCCCTCACCCGCCGCTTGTTTATCCAACTGCAGCGTCGCCCCACAACCTTGCTGGCCGGCATTATCCAGCCGTTGCTCTGGCTGATTCTATTTGGAGCCTTGTTTCAGAATGCTCCTGCCGGCATTTTCGGGGCCGGACAAAACTACACCCAGTTTTTGGGGGCGGGAGTCATCGTGTTTACGGCTTTTGGTGGAGCCTTGAATGCCGGAGTGCCGGTGATTTTCGACCGAGAATTTGGCTTTTTGAACCGGTTGTTGGTGGCTCCCCTCACCTCTCGTTTTTCCATTGTTCTTGCTTCTAGCCTGTTCATCGTCAGCTTGGCGCTGCTGCAGACGGCGGTGATTGTGGGGGCAGATTACGCCCTTGGGGCCGGGATCCCCGACGGGCCAGGCTTGGCGGTGGTGGCCCTGATCGTGGGCCTGTTGGTCTTGGGCTTCACGGCGCTGAGCTTGGGCTTGGCCTTTGCCATGCCGGGGCACCAGCAATTGCTGGCTTTCATCTTTTTGGTGAACTTGCCCCTGATCTTTTCCAGCACGGCCTTGGCTCCCCTGAGCTTTATGCCCACCTGGCTGCGTTGGGTGGCCAGCCTCAACCCCCTCACTTTTGCCATCGAGCCCATCCGCCATGTTTACCGCAGCAGCCATTGGAGCTGGGCCGATGTGGTGCTGCAGGCTCCCTGGGGCGATCTCACCCTGGCGGGATCCCTGGGCCTTTTGACGGGGTTTGTGGGGGTGTCGGTTCTACTGGTGCAGGGGGTGTTGCGCAAAAGCTTGGCCTGA
- a CDS encoding ABC transporter ATP-binding protein encodes MSDTPAVLVEQLQKRYGSTVAVADVSFQVEPGQIYGILGPNGAGKTTTLHCLCTLLRPDAGRIEVYGIPASENPKAVREKLGFVAQEVALDKVLTGRELLQLQADLHHLPRPLAQERIAAVLELLGLTDRADQRIGTYSGGLRKRLDLAAGLLHQPQVLVLDEPTVGLDIPSRLAIWDFLRQLKNTGITVVLSSHYLEEIDLLADRVAIIDRGKVIAEGTPEELKTRVGGERITVKLQEFAPAELAQRGAQLLGSLPFVQKVVINSAQGNALNLVVQRNGEDPLSQIRAHLQAHGLEVFSSTQSRPSLDDVYLAATGQTLMDAELAAAEANLGKKKK; translated from the coding sequence ATGTCAGATACTCCTGCGGTCTTGGTAGAGCAACTTCAGAAGCGCTACGGATCCACAGTGGCCGTGGCGGACGTCTCATTTCAGGTGGAACCCGGCCAGATCTACGGCATTCTCGGCCCCAATGGGGCCGGCAAGACCACCACTTTGCATTGCCTCTGCACCTTGCTTCGTCCCGATGCGGGCCGGATAGAGGTGTACGGGATCCCAGCCAGCGAAAACCCCAAAGCGGTACGAGAAAAACTGGGGTTTGTTGCCCAAGAGGTGGCTTTGGATAAGGTGCTGACCGGGCGAGAATTGTTGCAGTTGCAGGCCGACCTCCACCACCTGCCGCGCCCCTTGGCTCAAGAGCGAATCGCTGCCGTCCTGGAGCTGCTGGGGCTGACCGACCGCGCCGACCAGCGCATCGGTACCTACTCCGGCGGGCTGCGCAAACGCTTGGATCTGGCGGCAGGACTGCTCCATCAACCCCAGGTGCTGGTCTTGGACGAGCCCACGGTGGGCCTGGACATTCCCAGTCGGCTGGCCATCTGGGATTTTTTGCGCCAACTCAAGAACACAGGGATCACGGTGGTGCTCAGCAGCCACTACCTGGAGGAGATCGACCTGCTGGCGGATCGGGTGGCCATCATCGACCGGGGCAAGGTGATTGCCGAGGGAACCCCCGAGGAGCTGAAAACCCGCGTCGGCGGCGAGCGCATCACCGTCAAGCTGCAGGAATTTGCCCCGGCGGAACTGGCCCAACGGGGTGCCCAACTGCTGGGATCCCTGCCCTTTGTCCAGAAGGTGGTGATCAACAGCGCCCAGGGCAACGCCTTGAACCTGGTGGTGCAGCGGAATGGGGAGGATCCCCTCAGCCAGATCCGCGCTCACTTGCAAGCTCATGGGCTAGAGGTGTTCAGCAGCACCCAGTCTCGTCCCAGCTTGGATGATGTGTATTTGGCGGCAACCGGGCAAACCCTCATGGATGCGGAGCTGGCCGCTGCCGAGGCCAATCTGGGCAAAAAGAAAAAGTAA